The Lactuca sativa cultivar Salinas chromosome 2, Lsat_Salinas_v11, whole genome shotgun sequence genome includes the window aggtatagtttatgatacatttaCATAACAAACCCATTACTTAAGGGTACATTTATAAATAAACGGggttttcattacattacacgtaAATTCGTTAATGACTTTTGTGACACATTCGCTTCACTTGATAAAATAAGTCTTGTGTTGTAACAAGCATCTCATGGAGGGAgcgcgtgatagttgtatatagatctatattgggtctgacaaacccacaccttagctgcatgcaacagctagaccggaaggtctgaggtgacaaataTCGTAacatttccgacgcctgaagaacgtcgtttcaggtcatctaggtcatagcatggttataataacttagATTAAGTATTAATAAACATAGGATTTACGAGAATTTCAGTGAAATCAATCGAATTTACTTCAATTTTAAACTTTCATTATTTACTATAAGTAAGGAattttacttatacattttggttttGGATTTTAAAACTACATTTTATGTATTAAGgagaatattggattttctggaacgaACACTACTTTTTCAAGAAAAGGTTTTTCATAACTACATACAAATTGTTATGAACTcgccaacctttgtgttgacactttttcaaataacttgtattctcaggaaatcactaaacaggtaaccaagtgctaAACAGgtccaagtgcttttgaggatgggacgttaaggcgtcaaacattcgttttgtcaacataatgtaattgactTGGAAACATGTAAACTCTTACAACGATGTAACTCTTTCagttatatttatgttggttgcgtttactttaatcactattgcaattgttgttatgatactatacatgaagtcctccacccctggaagtttccgccatccttggtttgggggtgtgacagattggtatcagagcacggtttatagtgaattaagtatatcaaaccacatacgatatacaaacaaTAAACACAttgggactaaaagtctctgaTCTGAAACATTTTTCAATTGGTTATACTTTcagaaaataaatagttttcttgtttaaagtatacatacatgctcgTATAGTGTCATAACTAGGGAGAACATAAggtaaaagaagaggagttgaacacTACGAGTATGCATTGGTATGTGTAATCAGTTATGGGAaggatatagcttgatcaactatatccgTCCGAGAAGTGACTTACACATACTGGGGGATAGTCGTAATGGGCAACAAATCTAACAACCTAACATCACCCTTTAAGGTCTACGCTAAAGATCcaacataaaatttaaaaatactataggagcatTTTTGTAACTTTAGAACACGACATTTTGGATTCATTTTATAtctcttatacctctattctcgtaCAAACGACATGGCAGGATTCCACCTACCAGGAGACCCTTACTTCCCTAACGAGGGAAACGCTGGATGGCTTGAGGCAGAACCCGAGGAGATGATCGAGGAAgatcctgaggaagaccccgaagaggctGACGAAGAAGAAGAACTCGAGGAGGAAGAAGAAATGGAGGACGAAGAAGAGGAATCCGaagcaaaagaagaagaagaggaaccaGGGGAGGAAGTCATCAACCTTCCTTACATCGCTGGGGTGCCTGCAAACCGTTTTGGCTATAACGAGCCCGAACCCCATTGGGCAACAGTGATCGAGCGATGGAGCCGTCAGCAACGACAACAATCACCATTTGGCGATCAACGAGGTTACTACGACCTCAACCAtgggggaccggctgacagagccCCTCCCTGTCATGGTCCAGCATATCAAAAATTTGgggaaccagagtagggaaatggcagatCAAGCTCGAAATCTCAGAGCTGTCACAGAAGCCACCAATGCACGCACCAGGGAGTTGGAAAGGGAGTTCTATCATGTGGACCAACTTATCGAGGACCTTGATGGTGCTCGAgcagaggtaagggagtaccaggtgaggcacgcagctctcgaggagagagtgatcgcggccgAATGCCGGATTGCGGAGCTAtagggagcctcgacctcatctcAGGGCCACCATGCACCAGAATCCAACCGCCGCGAGTAGTGCTTACACTGCTCATGTTTTGTTAAAAACTAGGATTTcaagtatgcgttggtgctactctttcttGTGAATAGGTTGACCTCgcgattaagtgattacactagtcAAGGTTTTTGTGCTGCCAAGAATTATCCTTTACATTGATGTAATGTGGACCCTTATgaggttaaaaaaaatatttcccGAAACATCATGTACTAAAAGTTTGTCAAtgaaattggcttgaattttatttCATTGGATGTTTGGCACTAGATCTCACTACTTACTATTACAAAAAACTTATAACTAATAACTCGAAGATTCTTAAGGTATACCCGAAGTTATGTGTAATTAAGAAATGATCGACCTAGAAACGGTGAGTCCGCTTTaggacctgttccttgtttggttgcggACTTAGTGCAGACTCATTAGGTTCAAcagtttattaaaattttaattacacACAACTGGGGCACGTCAAGTGAATCTTAGGAGTGGGTCAGATATGAAACTGAACACAAGACTTCATTTGAGTCACCACTATcaaattcataagtttatttgTATAGACTTTTATTATGAAATACTTGCAAATGCAATAAAGTCAGGACATAATACAAATGAGTTAGATCAAACAACACTCGACTCATTATTACTATTGAAGTCTTACTGACTTGTCATCTATAAAAATTTATGacagaaccatgccaccaaggaaaagactaAGACCTTCCAGCAGTGcagcaccacctcctccgccgccACGCCCACAGTTTGATTAGGTGATGTTCCAGGCTGCAGTAACAGTAGCCGTGGCGGCCGTAATGTCGCAGATAGGTACAAATGGTGCTGGTGGTTCTAGATCTGGTGCTAGACACTCTAACCACGAGGACAGTACAGGGCATACAAaagagtgttcttacaaagacttcacaaatggaAAACTCGATCCCTTCaatggaagcgggggcgtcatcacACTAATGtaatggttcgagagaatcaaagcagtcttcgaaatatgTTCTTGTCTCGAaacgagcaaagtcaagtatgcggccTTCACTTTCACTAGCagagctctcacttggtggaatggccgagttaattcacttactcctgcagtggctaactcaataagctgggaggatttaaaagctttgatgctaaaggagtattgcccaaggggcgaagtgaaAAAATTTaaagaagaactctggaacctcaagatgtcgGGCACGGATCTTGAAACTTATACCGttcgattcaatgacctagcactcctctgtccagcAATGGTCTCtccaaaggagaagaaggtgGAACGATACCTCTGGGGGCTATCATCCTAGATTCAAAGATAGTTTGTTGGCCTCGGAACCCACAACTTTTgagagtgccaaggaattggcccaacaACTTGTCGACCACAGGGCCAGCCACGGTACTACTACTGCCTCCCATGATCAAGCTAAAGGGGGAACAATAAAAGAAAATTCTGGAACAATAAAAATAAGCAATCAGTCCCAGACACCGCAAAGAAACAGCAAACTGTTGCCAttcatgctgccactactccttcCACTCCGGCGCCACTGAAGCATTATGCAAgaaatcttcccaaatgcaacaagtgcaactatcaccacACAGGTGCGtgtcgggaaatgcactgcagaAACTGCGAACAGAAGGGGCATATTGTTCATTTATGTAAGGCGCCAGCTCGACCAATCAGTCAAGTCGCCAATGCAGGGGCAAGTCAAACCTGTTACGGCTGTGGAGaggcagggcacttcaaaagaaactgcccaaaggcacGAGCCCCTAATACTGGTGCCGTGGGAAGGGTCCTGGCTATAGGACATGGAGAAGAGGTCAAGGACCCCATggtggttactggtacgttcctcctaaataactcttatgcatgcgtacTTTTCGATATTAGGGCAGAAAGGAGTTTCGTGAGCCACCAATTCAAAcgtttacttaaacaaaaaccccaGTCATTAAATGATCCATACatcgtagaaatggcaaacgaaaAGGTTGAGTGCACTAATGATATTTAcacagggtgtaccctcactctagacaaccattcgttcCAAATCGGCCTAATGCCGGTcataataaaaagtttcgacatcatcattggtatggattggttaagttctaATCGTGCCGACATTTTATGTTGCAAAAGGGCCatccgccttaatctgccaaatggagAAACTTTTCTTATCTACGGCGATAAACCCAATACAAATctacaaatcatttcttgcgtCAAGGCCCAAAAGTATCTCCAAAAGGAATACCACGCCTTCTTAGCCCACATGATAGATAAGAAGCAAGAAGCGAAGGACACCAAGGACATCCCGGAGGTCTGTAACTTTCCCAACATGTTCCCATAAGACCTTCCAGGCGTACCTATGGCACGACAcatcgaattccgaatcgacttggttctcggagctacccccgtagccaaagctCCATATCGCctagcaccggcagaaatgcaagaactgtcGAGTCAACTAAACGAGCTACTGAGCAAAGGATTTATCAAGCCAAgcttttcaccttggggagcagcagtcctatttgtgaagaacaaggatggatcctttcgcatgtgcatcaaaTATCAGGGGTTacacaaacttaccatcaagaatagATATCCCTTACCCCGAATCAACGACCTCTTTGACAAACTACAAGGAGATAATTacttttcaaaattcgatttgaggtcgggttaccatcaatTGCGAGTTCGAGAGGATGATATTCCCCAGACAACTTTCAGAACACGCTACGGCCATTACGAATTTGTGGAgatgccctttggactaacaAACGCACATGTGGTGTTCACGGATctaatgaaccgagtgtgtcgacccttcttagataaattcataatcgtattcatcgatgatatcttggtctattcgcgAAGCAAATAAGAGGATAGCTAACATCTGCGACTAGTATTGGAGACTCTAAGGACTGAGAAGCTTTATGCCAAActttcaaagtgcgaattttggctcCGAGAAGTGGGATTTCTtagccatgtggttagcgagaaagggatacatgtggatccctcaaAAATCAAAGCGATCGAAAACTAGGCTGAACTGACAACACCAatagaaatccgacaattcttaggGCTTGCTggatactaccgaagattcatccaaaacttctccatGATCGctaaaccactcaccaccttgactcaaaAGGTGTGATGGTTATGTGGGGAGATAAATAAGAAACTGCATTCCAGacgttaaaacaagccctatgcagcacgccggtcttgtctcttccagaaggaaccAATGACCTCGTGGTATATTGcaatgcttcaaatcaaggactcagatgtgtgctcatgcagagaggaaaggTCATCACTTACGCGTCAAGGAAActcaagacacacgaagttaattatACTACCCACGGCCTTgagctgggagcagtagtgttcgccttaAAGATCTGGAAGCACCACCTCTACGGCacaaagtgcactatcttcactgatcacaaaagtcttcagcatatacTCAATCAAAAatagctcaacatgcgacaaagaagatgggtagagctgctaaacgactacgagtgcgaaattcgctatCATCTGAGCAAGGCAaatgtcgtagccgatgccctaagcAGAAAGGAATATACGGGTCGCCGGGTGAAGTCATTAacgatgacgatccattcacacctattcACACAAATCAAcgaagctcaacttgaagccttgaaaccagtaAACATGACATGTGAGGcattgagagggatggataaaaaccTAGAGGtcaaggaagatggagcttgttacctcatgaaccggatctggacaccgaagtttggagggttctgagacgTTGTCATGAACAAAGCACACAAGATGCAatattccatccatccaggttcagataagatgtatctagacctcaagaagttgtactggtggccgaacatgaaagctgagattgctacctatgtgggcaagtgtctgacttgcaccAAGGTCAATGTAgaatatcagaaaccctcgggactactacaacagcctgatatacctgagtggaagtgggaacatataaccatggacttcataaccaagctacctaaTACGTCGGGcgggcttgataccatatgggtgatcgtagacagattgaccaaatcagCACATTTCCTTCCGATaaaggaaactgacaagatggaaaatttgaccagaacgtacatcaaagagattgtacgactgcatggagtgccaatatcccttatatcagacagagatagtagatttacttcatgATTTTGGCAGTCTTTACAAAAATCTCTCGGGACTAGGcttgacatgagtacagcctaccatccacaaactgacggacagagcgaaCGAACCATACAAAcgctagaagacatgttgagagcctgtgtgatagattttggtaaagcatgggatacccatttaccacttatC containing:
- the LOC128132272 gene encoding uncharacterized protein LOC128132272 → MADQARNLRAVTEATNARTRELEREFYHVDQLIEDLDGARAEQSVPDTAKKQQTVAIHAATTPSTPAPLKHYARNLPKCNKCNYHHTGACREMHCRNCEQKGHIVHLCKAPARPISQVANAGASQTCYGCGEAGHFKRNCPKARAPNTGAVGRVLAIGHGEEVKDPMVVTGTFLLNNSYACVLFDIRAERSFVSHQFKRLLKQKPQSLNDPYIVEMANEKVECTNDIYTGCTLTLDNHSFQIGLMPVIIKSFDIIIGMDWLSSNRADILCCKRAIRLNLPNGETFLIYGDKPNTNLQIISCVKAQKYLQKEYHAFLAHMIDKKQEAKDTKDIPEVCNFPNMFP